In the genome of Acidobacteriota bacterium, the window ATGTCGAGCGATTTGACCACACCGACGGACTTGTAGGTTTGTTTATCGGCTGCCGGCGGGACCGCTTTATTCGCCGGGTTGGGTGTGGAACAGGCTGTAAAAAGGAGAGTTACGGCGGTTATGAATAAAAGCTTCATATAGTTAGTAGTGCCGCTCCTAATTCTAGTTCGCGACAGATCGATTGACAATGTTGGCAAATCCAAGATGCTTGGGTTGTTATGGCATCACTGCGGAATCATATCGAATCGGAGCTAAAACTCGCGAGCGACTTTCGTAAGCAGGGCGATCTCGCGTCGGCATTTCGACACCTCGAGCGAGCCCATGTGCTCGGCCAGTCTTTGACCGTCGATCACACGCGTATCCACTGGCGGATGTTAATGCTTGGGCTGCGAATGCGGTCGCCGAGGGAGATCTGGGGACAATTGATCCGGATCGTGGGTGCCGCGACCAAAACTCCGCTCGGCATCTATCCCAAAGGCAACACGGGCGGTGCGAATGTCTGGTTTTTCGAACCGATGCCGGTCGAGAAGGACCTGGCTGAGATTTTAGATTCCGCCAAATAATGCGCCTTTGTGATTTCCGTCACACGCATTCTTTCCAGGCATTCGTATCATCGCTCCGGGTAGACCGGATATGATTTGCAAAACCCGACGTTAGTGCTATATTGAGGTTGATGACCCAGAGATCGACGACAAAAAAGACTTTGGCCGCGTTCGTGCTGGCTTTTCTTTGTTTAAACGTCGGCGGTCTTGTCTGCCTCACCTACTGTTCGCAGATCGCGATGGCATCATCGATGCCGTCTTCTGACGACTCCTACCTTTCCGAACATTGCCGCAGGGCTAAGAAAGAAGCCGAAGAAAAAAATCAAAACGCCGAAAGGTCAGTGCAACTGTCGCTTCGTGCTGCATGATGCCGGTCAGCATGTTTGCTGTTCCGCTTGAAAAGCAGACGCGGGCAACATTGGTTTTGGCTGCTGATTCAGTTCCGGCGGCAAATGTAGAGATCTACAGATTTGCTTCGCCTTCGATCGTTTCATTGCACATAGATCCTACGCCTGTCTATCGCCCTCCACCGCTCGACCGACGCGGTGAACGCATACTTCATTCTGTCATCCGTATCTAAAGCCAGGTTCGTGCGAAGAGCCTTTCTTTGCATGCGCCGTAACCCATGTTCGTGTGCCTAGACACGTTACTAATTACAGCTTTATACGGAGACATATCATGAGATCGAAATTATTAGTCATCTTTACAGCCGTCGTCCTTTTCGGACTCGGCATCGCAGTTTACGCATTCAATTCCACCACGACCAACGCTGAAACAACGGTAGCAGCATCATGCTGCAGCTGCTGCGGCGATTCCTGCCCGATGAAAAAAGCCGGGGACAAAACGACCGGCGAAGCGGCTCACGAATGCTGCTGCAAAGGCGATTCGTGCCCGATGATGTCAAAGGACGCCAAGCACGGCGAAAAAAATGGCGATGGCCGCTAACGGCGAGCATTCCTGCCCGATGATGGCCGAAAAGAAAGACGGCATGGCCGGCCACGACATGAAGGACATGAAGATGGCGAACGGCGAATCTTGCCCGATGATGAAGGACGGCGAAGACGCCAAAATGGCCGAAATGCACAAGGGTATGGCCGGCATGGATCATACCGCACACGCCAAGAGCGGCGATGCCTGCTCATGTGCTTGCTGCAGTCACAACAAAGAAAAGAAAGTCACAAAAGACACAGGAGCGATCTGATCGCGTGAATTAAAGGATTAGGCGCCGTCACCAAGCGACGGCGCTTAATGCCGTTATTTTTTTGCGCCGGCCTAAGTCTACTCAAATCAAATCACACTCGCTTATGAAGTTTTTTTTCGCCTGCGTATGCGTGGCTGTTTCTGCGCTTACAGGGTACTCACAAAATGTCGTCCGTTATGACCTGACGATCGACCATAAAATGGTCAATTACTCGGGCAAAACCGGTCATGCAATTGTGGTCAACGGGCAAATTCCGGGGCCGACACTCGAGTTTACTGAGGGTGATATAGCAGAGATCCACGTCAAGAATAATCTGCACGAGCAATCATCAGTACACTGGCACGGCATACTTTTGCCAAACGAACAGGACGGTGTTCCGTTTCTGACGACAACGCCGATCAAGCCGATGGGCACGCACGTTTTTCGTTTCCCGATCAAGCAGAGCGGCACATATTGGTATCATTCGCATAGCAATCTGCAGGAGCAAATGGGACTGTATGGAGCTCTGATCATCAAGAAGCGCGACGAACCGCCGATGCCGAGCTACACGGTACTTTTCAGCGATTGGACCGACGAACATCCGCACGAAGTGATGCGAAATCTCAAGAACGCGAACGACTGGTACGCGATAAAAAAGGACGCTGTCCAGAGCTACGGCGAAGCGCTAAAAGCTGGTGCGTTCAAGGCAAAATTTCGCCAGGAATGGCAGCGGATGAACGCTATGGACGTCTCGGACGTTTATTACGACGCTTTCCTAGCTAACGGGAAAAAGGAAGATACGGCTCCGCACTTCAAGGCTGGCGACAAGGTACGATTGCGGATCATTAACGGCTCCGCCTCGACCTATTTCTGGATCCAATTTGCCGGAAGCCAGCTTTCAGTCGTTGCGAGCGACGGAATGGATGTCGTCCCGGTTGACGTCGACCGGATGTTGATCGGTATAGCCGAGACCTACGACGTGATCATCACCATTCCCGAGGACAAGTCGTTCGAGCTGCGGGCGACCGCCGAGGATCGCACAAAAGCAACTTCGCTCTGGCTCGGTTCCGGCGAGCGGGTCGCTGCTCCGGTGCTGCCGAAACTCAAACTCTTCGAGGGCATGAAGATGATGAACGACATGGGCAAGCACAAAATGCAGATGAGCTATCAGCAAATGGATATGAACGATGTAATGTATCCGGAAACTGTGCCCGACCCCACGAAGCCCGGTGAATTGCCGCCTGTGACGCTCAACTATGCGATGCTCAAATCGCCGACAAAGACGGAGTTTGCACCTGATAAGCCGCTTCGCGAGATCAAGTTTCGCCTGACCGGCAACATGAATCGCTACATGTGGAGCATGGACGACAAGCCTCTTTCTAAGTCCGACAAGATCCTCATCAAGAAAGGCGAAACCGTTCGTATCACGATATACAACGACACAATGATGCGGCATCCGATGCACCTGCACGGGCATTTCTTCCGGGTACTCAACGGCCAGGGCGAATATTCGCCTCTTAAGAACGTCCTCGACATAATGCCGATGGAAACAGACGTGATCGAGTTCGACGCGAATGAGGAGAAAGACTGGTTCTTTCACTGCCACGTGCTCTATCACATGATGGCGGGCATGGGTCGGGTATTCAGTTACGCCGATTCCCCGCCCAATACACAGGTTCCGCCAACGAAACAGATGTGGAATTATTTCCGGAGTGAGGACAATCGAATGATACATTCGATGTTCAACCTCGCAGCTCAGTCGAATGGTGTTTTTGGCCACGGAATGGTCGCAAACAACTATAATTTCGCGGCAACGCAGTTTCACTTTAATCCTAAACACGGATTCGAGAGCGAGACAAAATTCGGCCGCTACATCGACAAACAGCAGTTCCTTAATATCTATGCCGGCTTCGAAATTAACCGCGAAAAGGAACATGACGAAGGCCGCTGGAAGACGGAGGGTTTCGGAACGCTCGGGTTCGAATACACGCTGCCCATGTTCATCAAAGCTGACGGCCGCGTGAATACAAAAGGCAAATTTCGCCTGCAATTAAGCCGTGAGGACATCGCTCTCTCAAAACGCCTGCGGTTCGACGCGATGTGGAATACGGACAAGGAATATGATCTGAAGATGCGTTATATCCTCGCGAAACGCTGGCAGATCAGCGGGAACTATTACAACCATTTTGGTTTTGGAGGTGGCATAACTTATAGCTACTGATCGGAGAATACTTATGAAAAAGCTGCTATTTATTTCATTTATTTGTGCATTTGCGGCCGCTGCTGAAGCCGCACAAGATCTCGACCCTGTCGACCCTGCGGTGCAAAAACATGTCGGAGCCTCGCTCGCCAGCTATTACGCGCTTAAGGACGCATTGGTTGATTCAAACGTTGAGATCGCAAGTGCGAAAGCTGATGAGCTTCTCAAAACCCTCGATGCGGTCGACACAACGAAGATGACCACGCCTCAGAAAACCCAATGGGGAAAGCTCGAGAAACTTATCCGCACGGATTCGGTCCACATTAACCGCAACAAAGAGATCGAGCATCAGCGGGAACATTTTATAAAGCTCTCCAATAATATGTACGCCCTGGTCTTCGGCTTTAAGGCGAACGAGACCGATGCGTATCTACAATATTGTCCAATGAAAAAGGCTTCCTGGCTTTCCAAAAGCAAGGACATCAAAAATCCGTATTATGGCAGCAAAATGCTCACTTGCGGTTCGGTTAAAGCGACCCTAAAGAAGGGCTGAAATGGAGTTTTTCTATGATAGCATTCAAATCGATACTGATCGTGGCCGCAGCGGCGGTATTTGCAGCTTGTGGATCTCAGTCCAATTCAAATGACGCTACATCGTACGCGAACATGAACCACAACGCCCCGACTGTACCGTCCGCTGAGCGCGGCACGATGGATCATGGCTCGATGGATCACTCGACGATGAAAAGCTCGCCGAATGCGTCCGACGCGCAGTACGACCTGCAGTTCATTGACACCATGATCGCCCATCATCAGGGAGCGGTCGATATGGCCAAGCTCATCCAGGCAAAGGCCCTGAGCGGTGAGTTGAAGAAACTCGGGATAAATATCATTTCATCACAAGAGAAGGAAATTGCGGCTATGCGTGCGTGGCGTGACCAATGGTTCGGCGGCAAACCTCCGGCGATAAATATGGAGATGGCAGGTATGGCAGCCTCGATGACGGGGATGGACATGAAAAAGCTCGATTCCCTAAGCGGAAAAGCATTCGACCTCGAATTCGTCAAACAAATGATCCCTCATCATGAAGGTGCCGTTGTGATGGCGAAAGAGGCTCTAAAGAGATCTAAAAAGGATGAGATAAAGACGCTCGCTGCCGTGATAATTCGTGATCAGCAGGCCGAGATACAGCAGATGACAGGCTGGCAGCAAGAATGGAACAAATGACAGAAAGCTCAACCATAACGGGAAAAAATATCTCGCCACTGCTTTATGCGGCGTGGCTATTTGCTCTCATTGGAACTATCGGCAGCTTGTTTTTGAGTGAGGTAATGCTGTTTCCACCCTGCGTTCTATGCTGGTATCAGCGGATCGCTCTTTATCCGCTGGTCGTGATCATCGGCATCGGCATCGCTATGCGCGATCGCAATGTCACCCGTTACGCCTTGCCCATTTGCCTGATAGGCCTGGCTATAGCGGTCTATCACAATTTGCTTTATATCGGCTTGATCCCCGAGAGCATCACGCCGTGTACGGAAGGCGTTCCATGCAATGCCAAACAGCTCGAGCTGCTCGGGTTCATTACAATTCCGCTGATGGCCCTGGGGGGCTTCGTCAGCATCGCTATATGCCTCATTCTTTCGAGGCCTAAATATAAATAACATTATGAGAAAAGATGTATTAATAATGGGTGTGATCACTCTTTTTGTGATCGTTGCGGCATATTTTGGTGCGGGATATTACCGCAGCTCAGTTCAGAAAGAGGTCAAGCCAAGTACTCCCCCTACAGCCAATAGTGCTTCGCTTGTCCGCGAGGACAGCCCAACGCTCGGCCCTGCGGATGCCAAGGTTACGCTTGTCGAGTTTTACGATCCGGAATGCGAATCGTGCGCATCCTTCTCCCTGGTGGTTAAGAAGCTCCTGAAGGACTACGACGGCAAGCTCCGGCTCGTAGCGAGATATATGCCCCTGCATCCAAATTCAATGCCGGCGGCTTCCTTTATCGAGGCTGCCCGTGAACAGGGTAAGTATTGGGAGGCTCAGGAACTTCTTTTTGCTAAGCAATCTGAATGGGGAGAGAAACACGGTGCTCCGATCGACGCCCCAAAGCCTAACATTAATGCCCTGTTTGATAAATACGCAAAAGAACTGGGCCTAGACATGAACAAAGCAGGTCAGGCGATCATGGAGAATCGCTATGTTCCTAAGATCGAACGCGACAAAAAAGACGGTCAGGCTCTAGGCGTTCGCCGAACCCCGACCTTCTTCGTAAATGGCCGCGAACTCGCCCGCTTCAGCGAATCGGACCTGCGAGCATTGATCGAAGAGGAAATGAAAAAATAGAGTTCGAATGTTAGTTTAGATAAACCGATGCGAAATCTTATTATTACCGC includes:
- a CDS encoding DUF3703 domain-containing protein, translating into MASLRNHIESELKLASDFRKQGDLASAFRHLERAHVLGQSLTVDHTRIHWRMLMLGLRMRSPREIWGQLIRIVGAATKTPLGIYPKGNTGGANVWFFEPMPVEKDLAEILDSAK
- a CDS encoding multicopper oxidase domain-containing protein produces the protein MKFFFACVCVAVSALTGYSQNVVRYDLTIDHKMVNYSGKTGHAIVVNGQIPGPTLEFTEGDIAEIHVKNNLHEQSSVHWHGILLPNEQDGVPFLTTTPIKPMGTHVFRFPIKQSGTYWYHSHSNLQEQMGLYGALIIKKRDEPPMPSYTVLFSDWTDEHPHEVMRNLKNANDWYAIKKDAVQSYGEALKAGAFKAKFRQEWQRMNAMDVSDVYYDAFLANGKKEDTAPHFKAGDKVRLRIINGSASTYFWIQFAGSQLSVVASDGMDVVPVDVDRMLIGIAETYDVIITIPEDKSFELRATAEDRTKATSLWLGSGERVAAPVLPKLKLFEGMKMMNDMGKHKMQMSYQQMDMNDVMYPETVPDPTKPGELPPVTLNYAMLKSPTKTEFAPDKPLREIKFRLTGNMNRYMWSMDDKPLSKSDKILIKKGETVRITIYNDTMMRHPMHLHGHFFRVLNGQGEYSPLKNVLDIMPMETDVIEFDANEEKDWFFHCHVLYHMMAGMGRVFSYADSPPNTQVPPTKQMWNYFRSEDNRMIHSMFNLAAQSNGVFGHGMVANNYNFAATQFHFNPKHGFESETKFGRYIDKQQFLNIYAGFEINREKEHDEGRWKTEGFGTLGFEYTLPMFIKADGRVNTKGKFRLQLSREDIALSKRLRFDAMWNTDKEYDLKMRYILAKRWQISGNYYNHFGFGGGITYSY
- a CDS encoding DUF3347 domain-containing protein; translated protein: MKKLLFISFICAFAAAAEAAQDLDPVDPAVQKHVGASLASYYALKDALVDSNVEIASAKADELLKTLDAVDTTKMTTPQKTQWGKLEKLIRTDSVHINRNKEIEHQREHFIKLSNNMYALVFGFKANETDAYLQYCPMKKASWLSKSKDIKNPYYGSKMLTCGSVKATLKKG
- a CDS encoding DUF305 domain-containing protein is translated as MIAFKSILIVAAAAVFAACGSQSNSNDATSYANMNHNAPTVPSAERGTMDHGSMDHSTMKSSPNASDAQYDLQFIDTMIAHHQGAVDMAKLIQAKALSGELKKLGINIISSQEKEIAAMRAWRDQWFGGKPPAINMEMAGMAASMTGMDMKKLDSLSGKAFDLEFVKQMIPHHEGAVVMAKEALKRSKKDEIKTLAAVIIRDQQAEIQQMTGWQQEWNK
- a CDS encoding disulfide bond formation protein B, whose amino-acid sequence is MTESSTITGKNISPLLYAAWLFALIGTIGSLFLSEVMLFPPCVLCWYQRIALYPLVVIIGIGIAMRDRNVTRYALPICLIGLAIAVYHNLLYIGLIPESITPCTEGVPCNAKQLELLGFITIPLMALGGFVSIAICLILSRPKYK
- a CDS encoding thioredoxin domain-containing protein; the protein is MRKDVLIMGVITLFVIVAAYFGAGYYRSSVQKEVKPSTPPTANSASLVREDSPTLGPADAKVTLVEFYDPECESCASFSLVVKKLLKDYDGKLRLVARYMPLHPNSMPAASFIEAAREQGKYWEAQELLFAKQSEWGEKHGAPIDAPKPNINALFDKYAKELGLDMNKAGQAIMENRYVPKIERDKKDGQALGVRRTPTFFVNGRELARFSESDLRALIEEEMKK